Proteins from a single region of Rhea pennata isolate bPtePen1 chromosome 4, bPtePen1.pri, whole genome shotgun sequence:
- the LOC134139805 gene encoding protein O-GlcNAcase-like — MEGRLRFLCGVVEGFYGRPWSMEQRKLLFQWLRRWGLNCYMYAPKDELKHRLLWREPYTEHEAAQLQSLIKAAQEHGVEFIFAISAGQDMVFSSGGDRLLLQQKLRQVAAAGCCSFALLFDDIDPRMCGADRDIFPSLAQAQASVANEMYRELGQPSVFLFCPTEYCSSLCSPSPSQSCYLLTLGRELLPGIGVIWTGPKVVSQELSATLLEEVEGILQRRPIIWDNLYANDYDCRRVFLGPYTGRAPGLVARLRGLLLNPNCELQANFIPIHTLGSWFRSELGSCTHPEHAGKKAVAAIGDHLCPEEGSYNPQEALELALQDWVAEINQQTLEPTGESESLGHLETLYSPTALLGHGPWTSPGPTAPLLNGAGTSPGPMVPLSDGAGTGPGPTTPLSDEAGTSPGPMAALSNETGTSPGPTAPLSDGAGTSPGPTATLSNGAGISPRPISPLSDRAGTSPGPAVPLSNGTGTSPGPMALLSNGAGTNPDPMAPLSNGTGTQRSPTAPLMLEEAQMLVELFYLPYEHGPQARCLLEHLQWLQANHPCMGSPATAPNARLGEQWRGRARTFQLLCAETCRLHSRFVSCAGRSLLYDLHPYLWDIRNVLLAASAFVQWLDCHLLRDPDAASPWGCCFGWCQSIAAPLSPQGDAEPWARRGGLFGELQALLPVGNSCDLFHHPPPLFPAGRLYLLRPLLPTDQGELYRMCRESLDCDPCVAEVLSAYPDLLGDRLLGSFLSLSPEYTFVLEDEDGLCGYAAGALCAEGFLQQRDGSWLPAMRHKYPQELGTGSPMLGEDVLQEALLFFHAEALPVPLPILRRFSSLVQLGTAPRVLDTGASRSLALCLLSALRAHGSQGVFCQVSAADRQQLSFYSKLGFIALPVAWGSFPGARLLGRLL, encoded by the exons GCTGAGACGCTGGGGGCTCAACTGCTACATGTACGCACCCAAGGACGAGCTGAAGCACCGGCTGCTCTGGCGAGAACCCTACACGGAGCATGAGGCAG CCCAGCTGCAGTCGCTCATCAAAGCCGCCCAAGAGCATGGTGTGGAgtttatttttgccatttctgcGGGCCAAGATATGGTGTTTTCAAGTGGTGGGGATcggctcctgctgcagcaaaaaCTCAGGCAG GTGGCCGCGGCTGGGTGCTGCTCCTTTGCGCTGCTCTTCGATGACATCGATCCCCGCATGTGCGGAGCAGACAGAGACATCTTCCCCTCCCTGGCGCAGGCCCAGGCCTCCGTGGCCAATGAGATGTACCGGGAGCTGGGCCAGCCCTcagtcttcctcttctgcccCACAG AGTACTGCAGCTCTCTGTGCTCACCCAGCCCCAGCCAGTCTTGCTACCTACTGACCCTGGGCCGGGAGCTGCTCCCAGGGATCGGCGTCATCTGGACCG GCCCAAAGGTGGTGTCACAGGAACTCTCAGCCACATTGCTGGAGGAAGTGGAGGGCATCCTACAGCGTCGCCCCATCATCTGGGACAACCTGTATGCCAATGACTATGACTGCAGGCGCGTCTTCCTGGGCCCCTACACGGGACGCGCCCCTGGTCTGGTGGCCAGGCTCCGTGGACTGCTCCTCAACCCAAACTGTGAGCTCCAGGCCAACTTCATCCCCATCCACACACTGGGCAGCTGGTTTCGGAGTGAGCTGGGGAGCTGCACCCACCCTGAGCATGCAG GAAAGAAAGCTGTGGCAGCCATAGGGGACCACCTGTGCCCAGAAGAGGGGAGCTACAACCCCCAGGAGGCCTTGGAGCTGGCACTGCAGGACTGGGTGGCTGAGATAAACCAGCAGACCTTGGAGCCAA CGGGGGAAAGCGAGTCCCTGGGACACCTGGAGACACTCTACAGCCCTACAGCACTGCTCGGCCATGGACCCTGGACCAGTCCTGGCCCCACAGCACCACTTCTGAATGGGGCTGGGACCAGCCCTGGCCCCATGGTACCTCTCAGTGATGGGGCTGGGACTGGCCCTGGGCCCACAACACCTCTCAGCGATGAGGCTGGGACCAGCCCTGGCCCCATGGCAGCTCTCAGCAATGAGACTGGGACCAGCCCTGGCCCCACGGCACCGCTCAGTGATGGGGCTGGGACCAGCCCGGGCCCCACGGCAACTCTCAGCAATGGGGCTGGGATCAGCCCTAGACCCATTTCACCTCTCAGTGACAGGGCTGGGACCAGCCCTGGTCCTGCGGTACCTCTCAGCAATGGGACTGGGACCAGCCCTGGCCCCATGGCACTGCTCAGCAATGGGGCTGGGACCAACCCTGATCCCATGGCACCTCTCAGCAATGGGACTGGGACCCAGCGCAGTCCCACAGCCCCGTTGATGCTGGAGGAGGCCCAGATGCTGGTGGAGCTCTTCTACCTCCCCTATGAGCATGGCCCCCAGGCACGATGTCTCTTGGAGCATTTACAGTGGCTCCAGGCTAACCACCCTTGCATGGGCAGCCCGGCCACAGCACCCAATGCACGACTG GGCGAGCAGTGGCGGGGCCGTGCCCGGACCTTCCAGCTGCTCTGCGCCGAGACGTGCCGCCTGCACAGCCGCTTCGTCAGCTGCGCCGGGCGCTCACTGCTCTACGACCTCCACCCCTACCTCTGGGACATCCGCAACGTGCTGCTGGCCGCCAGCGCCTTCGTCCAGTGGCTGG ACTGCCATCTCCTCCGCGATCCCGACGCCGCCAGCCCCTGGGGATGCTGCTTCGGCT GGTGCCAGAGCATCGCTGCCCCACTCTCGCCGCAGGGGGATGCCGAGCCCTGGGCACGCCGCGGGGGCCTCTTTGGGGAGCTGCAG gccctgctgcctgtgGGGAACAGCTGTGACCTTTTCCACCACCCGCCTCCGCTCTTCCCGGCCGGCCGGCTGTACCTGCTGCGCCCGCTGCTGCCCACGGACCAG GGAGAGCTTTACCGAATGTGCCGAGAGAGTTTGGACTGTGACCCTTGTGTGGCAGAGGTGCTCTCAGCATATCCAGACCTCCTTGGTGACAG GCTGCTGGGCAGCTTCCTGAGCCTGAGCCCCGAGTACACATTCGTGCTGGAGGATGAGGATGGCCTGTGTGGCTACGCGGCCGGCGCGCTCTGTGCCGAAGGCTTCCTGCAACAGCGGGATGGCAGTTGGCTGCCAGCCATGCGGCACAAGTACCCCCAGGAGCTGGGCACAGGTAGCCCCATGCTGGGAGAG GATGTCCTGCAGGAAGCCCTGCTCTTCTTCCACGCTGAGGCGCTGCCCGTGCCACTGCCCATACTGCGGCGCTTCTCCTCGCTGGTGCAGCTGGGCACGGCCCCGCGCGTGCTGGATACAGGGGCCAGCCGCAGCCTGGCCCTCTGCCTGCTGAGTGCGCTCAGAGCCCACG GGTCACAGGGGGTGTTTTGCCAGGTCAGTGCTGCTGACCGTCAGCAGCTGAGCTTCTACAGCAAGCTGGGCTTCATTGCCCTGCCAGTGGCCTGGGGCAGCTTCCCTGGTGCTCGCCTCCTTGGACGGCTCCTCTGA